From the genome of Rhinoderma darwinii isolate aRhiDar2 chromosome 1, aRhiDar2.hap1, whole genome shotgun sequence:
aatcccccatcacaattagcggtacctcaggccacctggagagtttctccgtaactcgtttcagtacagtgctagcataaggcggagggatatacagcactaccagaatacactcccagtgatatatagtacagtgcactcccacatatctcccctcctcatcagaaaaggacgaatgacagacaaagggaagactcctgtgtatcagcaaactcacccccctggaataagtcgtatgaaaggagtgaaacccatgtgcgatccacactctctgcaaTAGGGATACAGACTCTCCagtcagatgcgtttcttgcagggcattttgctgtttaacccagttaaagattgcctgccgtttcctagcttcccgtattccccggacgttccaggatagacatttaaccgatcccatcaggcgtcatatttttaagaaatctgttactcctccagcctgctccagtcaagatattaggccgtgcgttccctctctcctcccctcccccccccaacaaaacctcccctccgaaaagggtcagagcgacatgtactgtctctcctatccagcagaaacGCACCATAGTGCGAACTTTTACCATGCCCTACTGGCATCTTCTCTTTGAACCatttaactttctcaccacttccagtgagcgctggctcccactgctattcgcatgtattaaacaatcccacacaatcagcagagtttacagatacattaggtacccagtaacaTTCCCTCAATAACATTGCCGTCAGGTGCGGCCATtttgttaaaaggataccaccctgcggtgtttcagacaagggtgttcacacaccagagaactgcataataacatataatatgctacagtcccataaacgccaacatggctccagacttcaccgcccaggcgggctttcacgcatcttctcctccagccggtctccgcacccgtgcctcattgctatccagccatcttgcagcctctctggggttctcaaagaatgaagcagtcccaaaagcaaccacccgcaatttggccggatacatcatggaatatgGTATGGACGAGTTCCTCAGACGTTTCTTTACATCCCAAtattgcagccgcttcttctgcacctccgcggagaaatccggataaaaggatattttggcgccattaatggagatatcctgccgttcccttgccttcctcaggatcttatctctgtccttgtaatgcaacagcttcactaagaccggCCTCGGGGGCCTCCCCGGTGGTCCCGGTCTGGTAGGCACTCTGTGCGCCCATCCAACAGCATATAACGGAGACAATTCAtcccggccaaactgctccagcagccatttttcaaaaaactcatccgagttattgccctccgttttttccggcactccgaccaaacgcacgttgtttctgcgtagccgattctctaaatcatccgccttagcctgcagggcaaccaccgccaaggactgagactgcacatcccgcctgagctccggcagaacatcttccacttcagacactctcccctcaataactgtggttctttctgccactttctgtaagtcattacgtaacagcagaatatcttccttcaggcctcccacctgcccggtcagcacagataaaattgaggagttctgctttaccgcagcgaatatatccacaagggaaggctccttcacctggtctctcctgctatgcgttctgccgccatcttcctccacatgcctgtcccgccgctgactccccagctcttcctcctcctcactcaccgtgtCCTCTCCCAGCACGGAGTATCTGGAACCGGAGGCCAAGTTGTCTGCCTTCCCACTGCCAGCCATcggcgtcttgcctgctgcagatccgctcgcacgaggggttcttgcaaatctctccagcctgtctgccgcctcagaccgcatgtgcctgctcctgcattcagtctcctcggcgccatcttgccttctCGGTCCCGGACTCGCCGGCGGCGTTTTTTGCTTCTTAGAACGGGTCATTGTAGCTGTATTAAGCGGTACCGACTCCTCCAGCCTCCCAGCTTCCAGATCGGTGAATATTACCGGGTAATTCAGGGATAATCTGTACTttcaggatgaatacagcaggagctccagccacacacgtccgcttacatctgctgctaggccacgccccatATATTTTAGTCTTTAGTCAGTAAGTCTACGCAGTTATTAAAACCTCCATTAGTGAATATGGGCATAGACCATTGTGGTTGTCCCACTACAAGTCAATTCTACTGTTACTACTTGACAACTATGTGAGTGTAGCCTGAAGAGATCGGTAACATACGGTAAGACCCATTGACTATAAAGGGTTACCATTGCCATAGTGCAGAGCAGCTGACAAACTTCCTCTTGGTGGTGACGTTACATTACGCAGCGGTGATAGTCATGCCATTGCGCTGAGAACCCCCCAACATTCAGCTGTCGTCGGCTGTTTCCGCCTCTTCTCTGTTCTGGTGAATAGAAAGTTTATAGCCCGCACATGTCAAACCCGCCTCCGCGGAGCGCTTCTGCCCCTTTGTTCTAGCAATAGGTGTgggtgtcagtttttttttttctgtttttttttaaaccgtgtCCTTTTTGAAacatgtaaagtgctgcggaatatgttggcgctatataaataaaaattattattattattgtattagtATTACTATACAACACATTTTTCAAATGTAAGCCCCCCCCCCGCATTACCCTGGCAGTACTCTTAGGACAATATTTCGTTAGTTCCCAGTGATGATCTTGAATAGTTTCAAATAGTAATGATCATAACATACCGTCGCCAGGACCATATAGTACCGGTACAGTAATGCCACCTTGCATATAGTCTACATTGCGGTGCCCATACAGAAGTGTAGACCACACTGTAGTGCCAGCACAATACTAACACCCACATGGGATTGCTCATACCATTGTGTCCACCACACAAaattgccaaaaaaaaacagtttagCAGTGCCCATAACATAATGATGCCCACAAAGTAGTTGGTATGGCAGTAATGTCCAGACGGTGctcctataataccacattatctCCTCCATGATCCTGCTCCGCTCTCCACCCTACCGGTCTCCTTATTCCATGTGGTATATGATTAGTCTCTTCTATCGGGGCACATGTGTGGCATTCGGGGACTGTCTCACTGAACCAAGGACACTTATTTGTCTCGGTGTTTAGAAGTCCGTAGCctcataaggatatgttcacacttaggcctcatgcacacgaccgtgtttttgcggccgcaattcccccgaaaatccacgggagaattgcggccccattcttttctatggggccgtgcacacgaccgtagtttttgcggtccatgcacggcccgggagcccggaccacagaaagaacgggaatgtcttattacggcccggttctgcggtccgggctcattgaaaacaatggccgcggccatgtgcatgtgcgggcggcctgcggctgacagtccgcagccggccgacccgaaaatcacggccgtgcacacggctacggtcgtgtgcatgaggccttagaggatGTGCggacagaatacagtagcagaaagtAGATGAGTTTTGCACAAATCTTATCCGCGCGCTGCAGGAAATATAATAAACCACTAGGTGGAGTAGAAGACCTGATGGCTATGACTGCACTACGGATAATGGGAGTGATTATTTGCACTTGTACACCGTTTGCGAAGAAGGATTCATTCTCCAAGGATCGAATTTTCAacattgtattaaccccttaacgtgcCATAAATGTGCAGCGCAGACAGCAGTGCTTTACGCATACTGATGGTCCGGACACTGCTGATTGACAGCTGCCCTGCCACCGTAATGCCTGAGATTGGTGATAAGTCTGAtcccggcagtttaaccccttagatgtcttGGCACCTCAGGGATATAGACAAAGGGAAGGGGGCTCCCTTTTACAGCTAATTATTAACCCACGCGATCGCTTGGGCTGACGGTTATATATAGGAGCTGGGGGCCTGACAATGGCCTCCAATGCTATCCTATGTAAATGCCTTTCAGGCCACGTGTGAGGTATGGCCTTATAGGTTCCTGACCGTTTTTTTGCTGACAGGCAATaggtattccaatgcattattaTTCTAAAACTGAACTCGGACAGTCGCCTAGTAGGACGGAAAAACCAAAGTTCCAAAAAGTTTTGAAAAAGAAAGTtacaaaagcaaaataaaaatgtgtttccATAAAAATATACTGAACAAAGTGATTACAAAGAAATCTGCGATACAAATATAGTATTGTCATAATCTTAATGACCCGTAGAATATTATAATCAGCAGTAAAATAAAACATTGacggaataattttttttcttgcattcCACCCACCCAAATGActtttatactgtatatgaactgctgaaaaatacattatttttttttgcaaacatcaaacctcatacagctacatcgaagGGGTGTTCCCAAAATGATAAATTGtcacctatgcacaggataggtgataatgttctgatcgctgggacccccactaatcgttaAAACGGGAGTCCTGAACGGCAATGAgtgggacattgaatggagcgacggtcgagcatgcgcattgccgctctattcaatgtgTATGGGAATGCTGGAAATAGCCGAGTacagtgcttggctgtttccgtcattctcatacaCAGtggtgccgctccattcaagctcctcctcactgcgggggagcagtgaggaggatctacaAGTTCAGATCCCCGGTTCTCATGGTCCCAGCGAAAGAatatgataatttatgattctggggaaAACCCCATTCAAAATAAAGTTACACCATCGGGAGTGCGTTGCGGCAAAAGCGAAAAATGTTGCTGCGTCCTTAACATTAAAACTAGCTGGGGTGAATGAGGGTCCCCAGGCGGACATAAAGGAAGAGAGCCATAGACATGCACAGCCACCTCGATCTCTGCCTGGAGCCAGTACCTAACCTGGAAGGAGGGTCTAGGGACCTCCATTCTCCTTGTAGGTGGAGTTCTCATAAATGTCTTtggtgggagaacccctttaataacagaGTAGAAAATTTAATAAATTCGTTAATAAAGATTCCATCCCAGAcgaacacatatatttatatcatTGTATATCATTGTGTATCCTCAGAGAGAccatggtggcaaatgtaatgaaAACTACAAAGAAGTCGTACGATTCTTTTCAAGATGAATTAGCAGATTATATAAAAGTGCAGAAAGCGAGAGGGCTGGAGCCTAAAACTCAGTTCAGGCAAGATAAGGATCCCTCTGACAGCTGCGGGGAAGAAGAAGCCGTGTCTGCACCGCCTCATCCAAAAACTGGTCCTGGTGCCGCTTATAAGTATCCTCCTCATCACCCCATGCCGTACCCTGCATACAATCCACATCATCCACCTGATCCAAGATTGGCTGGCTGGGATAATAAGCCTTACAGGCCTCAAAGACCAATGGCAAAATTACCCAACAAACCCATCCCGCCCAGAAAACACCCTCGTTCCAGCCCAGACTCCAGCGACGATGACTCCTCCTCCGGAGAAAGCAGCGGCTCCTACAAGAAGGAGAGAAGACCCAAAAGAGAACACCGAAGCAAAGAGCGGAAGCACCACAGCAAAGCCAGGCGAGAAAACGGGAGCAGCGAGAGGAAAAAACGGAAAATAGAGGATTCCGACAGCGAGCGAGACAAAGACGACAGCGAGCGAGACAAGAAAGTCCAAGAGTGGTCAACGGACAAGTCCAAACACCGGAAAGAcaagaagaagaaagaagagcCGCCTGCCGACAAAGAGGGCAAGAAACACAAAAAGACTAAAAGGATTGAGGACCAAAGGACGGAAGAAGAGATGTTGTGGGACGAGTCCATACTGGGGTTCTGACAACCTGTAGAATAACAGATAACATTTCTATGGTAAATGGTCTTCGGAGAATCATGGGTCCAGGAGGATGGGGCCAGATCAGTGTGAAAAGCCTCATTGTACTTTTTTGAAACGGTGGAGGAGGCCACGGAAAAGTAGCCGGAGGCCCCGGCGTCTATAGAGTATTTTGCCGAATTGTGTCTCATAGATctgttctaatttattttatccgttttttttgttttttttttgtttaaccagTATAGTCGGACTTTAAGGGCTCGATTCTTTTTCTTCccgagaaactttttttttttttttttcccttctaaAAAAATACCAATTTACTTTGTGTAGGCTCAAACCTATCCGCTGCTGCTACAAAGGGGATTTATACGTTTGTGATTATGTGAGCGACTTTTTCTATGAGTAAACCCAGAGTCGTCTGCAGTTTCACTTTATTGCATTTATTTTGGTTTGGCTTTTATATTCCGGTGTACTATGGATTTTAAGCCCTGTGGAATAattattggagaaaaaaaaaaattgtcctacATGGGTCATTTCCTTAAACGATAtaaaattgttttatttctttccagattttttttttttagggtgagTCTTGTTCTTTGGTTTGTTTTGTGTGGGTTTAAAGTTTTTAGTTCATGGattacaaaaaaaacttttcGACATTTACTGCACCCCAATAAAAATCGCAGCCTAACTGGTTAACTTTTTTGACAgtaactatttaaccccttcccaccgccaaTCTATAGATATACGTTCAAGCTGATGATGCCCCCTACAGGTAGGGCTTATATCTACAGTTATAACTTTAATGGCAGATCACGTTATCATCCCTCCTGCCAATGAGATATGAGCTCTCTGATTGTCAATTTTCCCTACTACAGGGGTGAGGAGATGAGAAGTTGCACATGTAATGTTCCCCTGCACTTGATCAGGACATTCGTGGGACTCGGATGTTTTTCGGTCATTGGGTGAAGATATATTCATGTAGACATGGGTATAAGTGTCATGTATGATCTCTGCACATCCTGAACTGTGCATCTAAGgctctgcttgggtcagacttttaggcacaaattttgatgcattttttacaaaatattacACTTTGATGCAAAGTTGCATGACGGCGCTCATGGGTGTGAGGCTCTGGGTGGCATATTTACCATGTGCAAGATGTCTACTTTCAGTAGATATcggagtataatatcatttttcttGGTAATTAAGGTTTTATATTTatgtcaaaagtgtaaaaattgtcCCGGCAACAAAAGGGTTAAGGCGAGGCCTGAGGGGGTcaaagcatgacacagggatttgaAGAGCACCAAAGAGAATACCAGTTATGGTCTGCATTAGGCACAACATCATAACTGTTTTGACTGTATTGCTCCTTTTAAGTTGCTTAAAATAATAGTACTTACCGGTCCCTGCTCCTGTGCTGTGTTCCCTGTGAAATGGAAGATACATGTGAGCAACCACTACAGGGTCCTGCAATGATACATTATATGATCAAGAGTTTGTGGAcatccctcctaattattgagcacaggtgtttcagccacacccattgcacacAGGTGCAtataatcaagcacacagccgtgTAATCTCCACAGACAACCATCGCTAgcagtatgggtcgtactgaagcgCTCTGTGACTTTACATTTGTCACTGTCATAGAATTCCACAAGGCAGATGGTGAAATTTCTAATCTGTATGATCTGccttggtcacctgtaagtgatattatctgctagatctgccccggtcacctgtaagtgctattaccatctgctagatctgccccggtcacctgtaaatattattatctgctagatctgccccggtcaccagtAAGTGCTATTACCATgttctagatctgccccggtcacctgtaagtgctattattatctgctagatctgccccggtcacctgtaagtgttattatctgctagatctgccccagtcacctgtaagtgctgtaattatctgctagatctgccccggtcacatgtaagtgctattatctgctagatctgtgttATCGTCTCAATCTGCCCTTGTCATCTGTGTTATTATCGTctcgatctgccctggtcacctgtaagtactactattatctgctagatctgccccggtcacctgtaagtgctattatgtgctagatctgccccggtcatctgtaagtgctattaccatctgctagatctgccccggtcacctgtaaatattattatctgctagatctgccccggtcacctgtaagtgttattattatcatctgctagatctgccccggtcacttgtaagtgttattatctgctagatctgccccggtcacctgtaagtgctattattatctgctagatctgccccagtcacctgtaagtgctattaccatctgctagatctgccccggtcacctgtaagtgttattattatctgctagatctgccccggtcacctgtaagtgctattattatctgctagatctgccccggtcacctgtaagtgttattattatctgctagatctgccccggtcacctgtaagtgctattattatctgctagatctgtcccagtCACCTATAAGTGCTgtaattatctgctagatctgccccggtcacatgtaagtgttatctgctagatctgtgttATCGTCTCAATCTGCCCttgtcacctgtgttattatcgtctcaatctgccctggtcacctgtaagtactactattatctgctagatctgtcccggaCACCTGTGTTATTATTGTGAAAAGAAAGCATCATggtgtaacaacagctcagccatgaaTCGGTAGACCACACAAATTCACAGAGCGGGCTGACGAGTGCTGAAGTGTTTGACGCAtaagtcacctataatctgttgtATCAttcactacagagatccacacgGCCTTTGGAggtgacatcagcaccagaactgTGCAGTCagtgcttcatgaaatgggtttccatggtcgctgcCCACAAGCccaagatcaccatgcacaatgccaagtgtctgctgtAGTGATGTAAAGCACGTCGTCCCTGGACTCTTGAGCAGCGTGTTCTCTGGAAAGATGAATCACGTCTCAGTatgatggaggaatctgggtttgtCTGATGCCAGGAGAACACTACCCACTGGCATACTGTAACGTGGCACAGGAGGGAACATgatctggagctgttttttaggGTTTGCTCCCTTATTtatagtgaagggtaatgttaatgctgcagcgtacaaagacattttacacaattgtatTATTCCAACTTTATGGGAACTTTGTATTCTTCCAACACTGGGGTTTGGCCCTTTCCtcttccagcatgactgcgccccagtgcacaaggtccatgaaTACATGGttggtttggtgtggaagaacttgactggctgcacagagtcctgacctcaaccccatccaacaagtTTGGGATGATCTAGaaaggagattgtgagccaggccccctcccccaacaccagtgtctgacctcacaaatgttcttctggatgaatgggcaaaaattcccacagacccgttccaaaatcttgtagagccTTGCCAGTAGATGGAGGCCACTATAGCGATTACCACGTAATCCAAAAAGTTATTCTTCCAATTATCCGTTCATGATGTGGATATAAACACGGGCTTATGATGGGAATATTATATTTTGGTTGCAGATCTTACGCACATCTGTATTATCACATaaactgtgtacatatatatttttattttttttgagccaAGGATGAGAGCGGATCCCAACCTGGTCTAATTCTATCAGAGCTGTAACTTACCCGTGTCCCTGAGACCTAACTGTCATCCCATAGGCTCAAACTCCCCTAATTGTTACTGTGATGGAGCCGATAATTTAGGGGTTCACGTACTTTTGCCAAAAGATTCATTTATGATTGGATCTTTTAATTTAAATCTGTATATACTGGGCAGTGTGGTGGGTGCCTTACaggactggggtcctgggttagaTCCTGACCATGGACAACATCTGCCTGCAGGTTCTTCTAGTTTccacccacactccaaaaacgtaCAGATAGGATAACTCCagcttagattgtgagccccatgtgAGTGATgagaatctctgtacagcgctgcagaatatgttggtgctcaaTAAATTAATGAAATAAATATACTGTGCCAAAAAACCTTAAAGAGGATGGGGTGTAATTTGGAATTAATTAAAAATAGAAGGTTAATATTAAATATAATCTAGTAAGTAAATAGACGTGAAGGTTCAGACATGTCGCTGCTGGCGCACTTTACTGGTTTCACGGAGACTGTAGAGGGTTCGTGCACGTGTAGCCTAGAAAGGATGTCAATGTGGTCAATTCTGTGGTTAGGCCAGAAGTATAAAGGTTTATCATCACTGCGTCTCCTGCCAAGAGAAAACTCATATTAACCCTTTATAAACTGCTGCCTGAACATCTCTAAGAAATGTATGTAACAGTTATAAGaattgttctatctatctatctcatatctatctatctcatatctatctctcatatctctcctatctatctcatatctctcctatctatctatcaatcatctatctatctatctatctcacatctctcctatctatctcatatctctcctatctatctatctatctatctatctatctatctatctatctatctatctatctatctatctcatatctctcctatctatctatctatctatctatctatctatctatctatctatctatctatctatctatctcatatctctcctatctatctatctatctatctatctatctatctcatatctctcctatctatctatcaatcatctatctatctatctcacatctctcctatctatctcatatctctcctatctatctatcatccatctatctatctatctcacatctctcctatctatctcatatctctcctatctatctatcaatcatctatctatctatctcacatctctcctatctatctcatatctctcctatctatctatcatccatctatctatctatctcacatctctcctatctatctctctatctatctatcatctatctatctcacatctctcctatctatctctctatctatcatctatctatctcacatctctcctatctcatatctatctatctatctatctatctatctatctatctatctatctctctctctctctcatatctatctatctgtctatctcatgtctgtctatctcatgtctgtctatctcatgtctgtctatctcatgtctgtcatTTATTTTACATGGACAATCACAGGCTGGATATTTTTCTTAGCTATTAGGTTTTTGGCTCAGAAAACATCTTCACCAACTAGTTTACCTCTTATGAACTATGCTCAAAACTATAAATGTTTTTTCTGGATGTGAACAAACcgatatttaatttaattttattaagCAGGGAATCATACATTAGATTGACTATTTTTTCAAAAGCAAGAAAGCTGAAGTCTGGTGAAAGGCAAAAAAGAATAAGTCAAAAGTAAAAACCATGAAAGCCATTAAATTGGCCACTATGGGCAATTTAAATGATAGACAtgagagcgatagatagatagataggtatgaggatagatagatagatatgagatagatagatagataggtatgaggatagatagatagatatgagatagatcgatagataggagatagataggtatgaggatagatagataagaggatagatagatagatatgaggatagataggtagatatgaggatagatagatatgaggatagatagatagatatgaggatagataggtagatatgaggatagataggtagatatgaggatagatagatagatatgaggatagatagatagatatgaggatagataggtagatatgaggatagatagataggtagatatgaggatagatagatatataggagatagataggtatgatgatagatagatagataggtatgaggatagatcgatagatatgaggatagatagatagatagatttgaggatagatagatatgaggatagatagatagatatgaggatagatagatatgaggatagataggtagatatgaggatagatagatatataggagatagatagatatgaggatagatagatatgaggatagataggtagatatgaggatagataggtagatatgaggatagatagatatataggagatagataggtatgaggatagatagatatgaggatagataggtagatatgaggatagatagatagatatgaggatagatagatagatatgaggatagatagatagatagatatgaggatagataggtagatatgaggatagatagataggtagatatgaggatagatagatatataggagatagataggtatgaggatagatagatatgaggatagataggtagatatgaggatagatagatagatatgaggatagatagataggtatgaggatagatcgatagatatgaggatagatagatagatttgaggatagatagatatgaggatagatagatagatatgaggatcaggggcggacataccgcatgtgcagccggtgcagctgcacaagggccccgcgtgggaagggggcccgttcagtggcgtaactaccacagtagcagccgtagcagctgctacggggcccgcggcatgggggggcccgtgtcgccctgacaggcacattacattttatgtaccagacctggcggcacgggccccctcatgcctagtagcatcacaacactaggcatgaggggagggagggggcgggggcccggtgatagccgccacactgcactaccaatcgggagggagggggcgggtgcccgggcccggtgatagccgctacactgcactgccaatctggcacagatgaataggacaggacggcgatgctggtggtaggaggagcgctcaggcaggggagaggacagggggcggtgcgacgtaagacttcgggcggctggacagtacagtcaggactgccggagaactcataggatgagcggaggacagacacaggacgagtggaggacgtgcagactgcagaggacaggtagatgaagttaaaaagttcatgtcagaagggagaagtttttatgtagaaaaatctgcctcataattccttccggaattttgaggcatattttgacctgccggtagaacacttcccgcgtttttcattgcgtttttttgtggcgtttttcggccatcgggccgtgggcagggaaacgcagcaaaaaacgcattttctgcctgccattgttgtcaatgggaagtcagagacagaaacgcccgaagaaagggcattgcgcttctttttcccgcatgcggtttttactgctcgcag
Proteins encoded in this window:
- the KRCC1 gene encoding lysine-rich coiled-coil protein 1 isoform X4 encodes the protein MVLDEKTKKELFTDTFCRVCGAVLQFEAHRNAHYEGKRHAQKVRLHFLKQELEELTYKKKPKVDHVDFHVEKGLALDKNKFCSLCNMVFSSPVVAQSHYIGKIHAKKLKQMSGEQNEWSADPQESAQIETAVAESNSILSPLTEKSNQQDVSADPSCGDNAIDLSDPNKYCKLCCASFNKPLVAQQHYNGKKHARNEARRKMMEEMGDTGVTMDSAAGEGIFVCPICNITLTSIEMYQSHMQGNKHQIKETMVANVMKTTKKSYDSFQDELADYIKVQKARGLEPKTQFRQDKDPSDSCGEEEAVSAPPHPKTGPGAAYKYPPHHPMPYPAYNPHHPPDPRLAGWDNKPYRPQRPMAKLPNKPIPPRKHPRSSPDSSDDDSSSGESSGSYKKERRPKREHRSKERKHHSKARRENGSSERKKRKIEDSDSERDKDDSERDKKVQEWSTDKSKHRKDKKKKEEPPADKEGKKHKKTKRIEDQRTEEEMLWDESILGF